In the genome of Desulfofarcimen acetoxidans DSM 771, one region contains:
- a CDS encoding spore germination protein yields the protein MNMINKLLKYISFHESSAQEEFILSENNKKNKLGSSHTENVSTESEKSLPSDERIKEDNKSGHLANQNKINNINNKDNISAVKRKIRKPISLSELKVQKNTKQDQHEEPGDTCQIKIDTCLETNKKILKLLYGLPKNKDVVIREFTLGTTPEIQGFLVFIDGLTDKALQDMLLKTLMLQTKEKHLGPDANNAEFMIKNLIPGNQVNTYNNYRKVLDAINYGETAIFLENLSHAITVETKGWEHRAVSRTMVEQIVRGPQEAFTETLRANTALIRKMLKNENLITEMIPAGVRNHGNVAIMYINNLANPMLVKEVKKRVASIKTDLLTDSGLLEQFIEDHPYNLNPQVIATERPDRVTALLIEGRVAIIVNGSPFVLIVPTTMFDLLHTGEENYLRWQYGTFLRYIRTLAFYIAFLLPGVYLSIVLFHHEMIPTDLLLAIAGNREKVPFPSVVEVLLMELSFEMIREAGLRLPGMMGSTIGIVGALILGQAAVQANIVSPILVILVAVTGLASFAIPNYSMSFALRIYRFFYIVLGASMGFFGITLGLSVHIFLTVNMKSFGVPYLTPMGPRVAPGTDVVTRLPLFFQEKRPDYINPLDKIRQPEISRGWIKNREAGEDEETK from the coding sequence CTGAAAACAATAAAAAAAATAAACTAGGTTCGTCTCACACCGAAAATGTATCTACAGAATCAGAAAAAAGCTTACCGTCTGATGAACGTATTAAAGAAGATAATAAAAGCGGACATTTAGCCAATCAAAATAAAATAAACAACATCAATAATAAGGATAATATATCAGCTGTCAAGCGTAAGATTAGAAAACCAATCAGCCTTTCTGAGTTGAAAGTGCAAAAAAATACAAAACAAGATCAACATGAAGAACCTGGCGACACTTGTCAGATAAAGATTGACACTTGCCTGGAAACTAACAAAAAAATACTCAAGCTTCTCTACGGCCTGCCTAAGAATAAGGATGTTGTTATACGCGAATTCACTTTAGGTACAACACCTGAGATACAAGGTTTTCTGGTTTTTATTGACGGGTTAACAGATAAAGCCCTGCAAGATATGTTGTTAAAAACTTTAATGCTGCAGACAAAGGAAAAGCATCTCGGCCCTGATGCAAATAATGCCGAATTTATGATAAAGAATCTAATTCCCGGCAATCAGGTTAATACCTATAATAATTATCGAAAGGTTTTGGATGCGATAAATTACGGTGAAACAGCCATTTTTTTAGAAAATTTATCTCATGCAATTACAGTAGAAACTAAAGGCTGGGAGCACCGTGCCGTAAGCAGAACCATGGTTGAGCAAATTGTACGGGGCCCACAGGAAGCATTCACTGAAACACTCAGGGCAAATACTGCTTTAATCAGGAAAATGCTTAAAAACGAAAACCTGATCACTGAGATGATTCCTGCCGGCGTGCGAAATCACGGTAATGTAGCCATAATGTACATAAACAATTTGGCCAACCCAATGCTGGTAAAAGAAGTGAAAAAACGAGTGGCCAGTATAAAAACCGATCTGCTTACAGATAGCGGTCTGCTGGAACAATTTATTGAGGATCATCCTTACAACCTCAACCCTCAAGTAATTGCCACGGAAAGACCGGACCGGGTAACAGCACTACTGATAGAAGGCCGGGTTGCTATTATTGTTAACGGGAGTCCTTTTGTTCTGATAGTGCCTACAACCATGTTTGATTTGCTTCATACAGGAGAAGAAAACTATTTGCGCTGGCAATACGGTACTTTCCTGCGATATATCAGAACCCTGGCTTTCTACATAGCTTTTTTATTGCCTGGAGTTTACCTTTCCATCGTTCTTTTTCATCATGAAATGATCCCCACCGACCTGCTTTTAGCCATTGCAGGCAACAGGGAGAAAGTACCTTTCCCATCAGTAGTCGAGGTACTGCTGATGGAATTATCTTTTGAGATGATCAGGGAGGCGGGTCTTAGACTGCCCGGTATGATGGGATCAACCATAGGTATTGTGGGGGCTTTGATTTTAGGACAGGCAGCAGTCCAGGCTAATATAGTCAGTCCCATTTTAGTTATTTTAGTTGCCGTTACCGGCTTAGCCTCCTTTGCTATACCCAATTACTCCATGTCCTTTGCATTGCGCATCTATAGATTTTTTTATATCGTTCTTGGCGCCAGCATGGGTTTTTTCGGAATAACACTTGGACTGAGCGTCCATATTTTTTTAACGGTTAACATGAAATCTTTCGGCGTACCTTACCTGACGCCAATGGGTCCACGTGTAGCGCCGGGAACAGACGTAGTTACGCGATTGCCGCTATTCTTCCAGGAAAAAAGACCGGACTACATAAATCCATTGGATAAAATCCGACAGCCGGAAATTTCTCGCGGTTGGATCAAAAACCGGGAGGCAGGGGAAGATGAAGAAACAAAGTAA
- a CDS encoding GerAB/ArcD/ProY family transporter, with amino-acid sequence MKKQSKFGSTEAFVLLTMTMSARIFLSFPANLIDTGKNAAWITPIGGLLVCLGGMLIMSKLLKHNPDKNIVQITEETLGCYLGTAVNLIYVIFFMSIAALFTREFSEEMTTVGLTSTPISIITIGYLAVCLVGAYLGLETLARAASVTYPFVAIGIIVLLIALYPIWEYSNIFPLIGSSLYDIFVVGTFKTAAVSEIILAGVIVRSFGDYKQIVRVGYSASFASFLLLIMMLLVMILTHSWRIAGEVAFPFYRLAKIIYLSIFFQRVESIFIIIWSFIAILKIAITLYAAAFTLAESLKLPDHRPLLWPLAMILFILSFLPNDMPTTIYLDSTFLRPGALIPNYIIPILLLLIIKFKGTRQNVK; translated from the coding sequence ATGAAGAAACAAAGTAAATTCGGCTCAACTGAAGCTTTTGTTTTACTGACTATGACCATGTCCGCCAGAATCTTCTTAAGTTTTCCTGCTAACTTAATCGATACGGGAAAAAATGCTGCCTGGATAACACCTATCGGAGGGCTTTTGGTTTGCCTGGGCGGTATGTTGATTATGAGCAAATTGTTAAAGCACAATCCGGATAAAAATATTGTGCAAATCACTGAAGAGACATTGGGCTGCTACCTGGGTACCGCGGTTAATCTGATATATGTTATATTTTTTATGTCGATAGCGGCTTTATTCACCAGAGAATTTAGTGAGGAAATGACAACAGTCGGCTTGACCAGCACACCGATTAGCATTATTACCATTGGATATTTGGCAGTTTGCCTGGTGGGAGCTTACCTTGGTTTGGAGACACTGGCTAGGGCAGCCAGCGTAACTTACCCCTTTGTGGCCATAGGCATTATAGTTTTATTGATAGCTCTTTACCCTATCTGGGAATACAGCAATATTTTTCCACTAATCGGCAGTTCATTATATGATATTTTTGTCGTTGGAACGTTCAAAACGGCTGCCGTCAGTGAGATTATTCTGGCCGGTGTAATTGTTAGGTCTTTCGGTGACTATAAACAAATTGTCCGCGTTGGCTACAGCGCCTCATTTGCCAGTTTCTTACTCCTAATAATGATGCTTCTGGTTATGATCCTGACACATAGCTGGCGCATAGCCGGAGAAGTAGCCTTTCCCTTTTATAGGCTGGCTAAAATAATATATTTAAGCATCTTCTTTCAGCGTGTTGAGTCCATATTTATTATCATCTGGTCTTTTATTGCTATTTTGAAAATAGCAATAACACTATATGCCGCGGCTTTTACCCTGGCTGAGAGCCTGAAACTTCCTGATCACAGGCCTTTACTATGGCCTTTAGCCATGATTTTGTTTATACTAAGCTTTTTGCCAAACGATATGCCGACAACGATATATCTGGACAGCACCTTCCTGCGCCCCGGTGCCCTGATACCAAACTATATTATTCCGATTTTATTACTGCTGATTATAAAATTCAAGGGGACAAGACAAAATGTTAAATAA
- a CDS encoding Ger(x)C family spore germination protein codes for MLNNQAAPFRPARLALIALAIIILLLQSGCWGSQETDEVAFVLSMGFDKGERDNLIVTFNIANPRAMTSSAPGGGAGGSGSITLVGSVEATAPVSALDLMNSATTRRLSLLHTKAYIFSEELARDGLAKWLTPLNRLPEFRETASVYIVRGKAKDFLKNNQPLLEISPSKQFELIAQISNFNSFFMPTQFYKFYEKTKIIGTESTLPIIGIHEGGLSSTKPGPTKGGNYEVGPYLAGEVPIEGKNITQFIGTAMFKRDKMIGTLNGTETRSFLLLLGQFNKATINLPDPIAGPEYFIGLKIKQGRSPEYHSKITTEGRVIIDINLFVEADIAAISSGINYENHNKTGILEKSLNQIIEKKANDLIEKCQENDTDILGFGNHIKKHFLTRREWEDFNWPERFKDVEVNIKAHTSIRRTGLQIKTTGSGAN; via the coding sequence ATGTTAAATAATCAGGCAGCGCCATTTAGACCGGCAAGGCTGGCACTTATTGCATTAGCAATAATAATTCTATTGTTGCAGAGCGGCTGCTGGGGCAGCCAGGAAACAGATGAGGTAGCTTTCGTGCTCTCCATGGGTTTTGACAAAGGTGAACGGGACAACCTGATTGTAACTTTTAATATAGCCAATCCCAGGGCAATGACAAGTTCCGCCCCGGGGGGCGGAGCCGGCGGCAGCGGAAGCATAACCCTGGTAGGCAGTGTGGAAGCTACCGCCCCGGTCAGCGCTCTTGACCTGATGAACAGCGCTACCACCAGAAGACTGTCTCTGCTCCATACCAAAGCATATATTTTTTCAGAAGAACTGGCCAGAGACGGTCTGGCCAAATGGTTGACTCCTCTAAACCGCCTGCCGGAATTCAGGGAAACAGCCAGTGTTTATATTGTTCGTGGTAAAGCTAAGGATTTTTTAAAAAACAATCAGCCTCTGCTGGAGATAAGTCCTTCCAAACAGTTCGAACTAATTGCACAAATATCAAATTTTAATTCCTTTTTCATGCCTACACAGTTCTATAAGTTTTATGAAAAAACCAAAATTATCGGTACAGAATCCACTCTTCCTATAATTGGCATTCATGAGGGCGGTTTATCCTCTACAAAACCCGGCCCTACCAAGGGGGGCAACTACGAAGTCGGCCCGTACCTGGCTGGTGAAGTCCCCATAGAGGGTAAAAATATAACTCAGTTTATAGGCACAGCAATGTTTAAGAGAGATAAAATGATCGGCACCTTAAACGGCACTGAAACAAGATCATTTTTATTGTTACTGGGACAGTTTAATAAGGCAACTATTAACTTACCGGACCCGATTGCCGGACCTGAATATTTTATAGGCTTAAAAATCAAACAGGGTCGTTCGCCGGAATATCACTCTAAAATAACCACGGAAGGCAGAGTAATAATCGATATAAATCTATTTGTAGAAGCTGATATAGCAGCAATATCCAGCGGAATAAATTATGAAAATCATAATAAAACAGGTATTTTAGAAAAAAGCCTGAATCAAATCATTGAGAAAAAAGCCAATGACCTGATAGAAAAATGCCAGGAAAATGATACTGATATTTTAGGCTTTGGCAATCATATCAAGAAGCATTTTTTGACCAGAAGAGAATGGGAAGATTTTAACTGGCCGGAAAGGTTTAAAGATGTTGAGGTCAACATTAAGGCACATACTTCCATCCGAAGAACCGGCTTACAGATAAAAACAACCGGTTCTGGGGCAAATTAG
- a CDS encoding MogA/MoaB family molybdenum cofactor biosynthesis protein: MIKVGIVTVSDKASRGERVDESGQVIREIITGMGAQVTHYIIVPDEVEQIKETLIKFSDLKGVDLILTTGGTGFAPRDWTPEATLDVVERIVPGIPEVMRAVSLTKTNRAMLSRAAAGIRGKTLIINLPGSARAVRECLEVILPALPHGMEMLKGEGSECARP, encoded by the coding sequence TTGATCAAAGTAGGCATTGTAACAGTCAGTGACAAAGCTTCTCGAGGAGAGCGAGTGGACGAAAGCGGTCAAGTTATTCGGGAAATTATTACAGGGATGGGGGCCCAGGTAACCCACTATATAATTGTTCCGGATGAAGTTGAGCAGATTAAAGAAACCTTGATTAAGTTTTCCGATTTGAAGGGAGTGGACTTGATTCTTACTACCGGTGGTACCGGGTTTGCACCCAGAGATTGGACTCCCGAGGCCACACTGGACGTTGTGGAACGCATAGTTCCGGGCATTCCTGAGGTGATGAGGGCTGTCAGTTTGACAAAAACTAACCGGGCTATGTTGAGCCGTGCGGCTGCGGGTATCAGGGGTAAGACCTTGATTATTAACCTGCCCGGGAGTGCCAGAGCTGTTCGTGAGTGCCTGGAAGTAATTCTGCCTGCATTACCGCATGGTATGGAAATGCTAAAAGGTGAAGGCAGTGAATGTGCCCGTCCATGA
- the moaC gene encoding cyclic pyranopterin monophosphate synthase MoaC produces the protein MSQLTHFDDRGQARMVDVGGKADTEREAVARGEIIMKPETLKLIKEGCMSKGDVLGVARVAGIMAVKETGHLIPMAHPILITGSGIGFRLCHPNRVEIEARVRTTGKTGVEMEALTAVSVAALTIYDMCKAVDKGMTLQNIRLVSKTGGKSGIYKREEESIWEEQL, from the coding sequence TTGTCCCAGTTGACTCATTTTGACGACAGAGGACAGGCCCGTATGGTGGATGTAGGGGGCAAAGCCGACACCGAAAGGGAAGCAGTGGCGCGAGGCGAAATAATAATGAAACCGGAAACATTAAAATTGATCAAAGAAGGATGTATGTCCAAAGGAGATGTCTTGGGTGTGGCCAGGGTTGCCGGTATCATGGCTGTAAAAGAGACAGGGCATTTAATACCAATGGCCCACCCGATTCTGATTACGGGTTCAGGAATTGGTTTTCGTCTGTGTCACCCGAATAGGGTGGAAATAGAGGCGCGTGTACGTACAACAGGCAAAACCGGTGTTGAAATGGAGGCTCTTACAGCAGTCAGTGTGGCAGCTTTAACCATCTACGACATGTGCAAGGCTGTGGATAAGGGCATGACCTTGCAGAATATCCGCCTGGTCAGTAAAACAGGTGGTAAAAGCGGAATATATAAAAGAGAAGAAGAATCAATATGGGAGGAACAATTATAG
- the moaA gene encoding GTP 3',8-cyclase MoaA: MLDGYQREINYLRVSVTDRCNLRCVYCMPAGGVAAARHEDILTLEEIEQVIRAAADVGVRKIRFTGGEPLVRKGLPGLVKNIANIRAIDDIALTTNGILLPDFGEELKAAGLKRVNISLDTLKPERFREITRLGALEDVWKGIRAALRLNLTPVKINTVVMRGINDDEIIDMARLTLEMPLHVRFIELMPIGTQNPWVAGRYISDEEVMEVITKHLGPMQEKKVTGSGPACSFQLPGALGTIGFITALSNHFCHQCNRLRLTSMGSLRSCLYAEKETDLKGPLRKGAGREELRKLLIKAINLKPEKHKLMEGWRDSERVMSQIGG, from the coding sequence GTGCTTGACGGATATCAGAGGGAAATAAATTATCTTAGAGTTTCTGTTACAGACCGGTGTAATTTGCGTTGTGTTTATTGCATGCCTGCGGGCGGTGTGGCAGCAGCCCGGCATGAAGATATACTGACACTGGAGGAGATTGAGCAGGTAATTCGAGCAGCGGCAGATGTAGGTGTAAGAAAAATCCGTTTTACCGGAGGAGAGCCCCTGGTGCGCAAGGGTTTGCCCGGATTGGTCAAGAATATTGCTAATATCCGTGCAATAGACGATATTGCGCTTACCACCAACGGAATACTGCTTCCCGATTTCGGCGAAGAACTTAAGGCTGCAGGATTAAAGAGAGTTAATATCAGCCTTGATACACTTAAACCGGAGCGTTTTCGGGAAATCACCCGTTTGGGTGCTTTAGAGGATGTTTGGAAGGGTATTCGTGCGGCCTTACGCCTGAATTTAACCCCGGTAAAAATCAATACAGTGGTCATGAGGGGTATAAATGATGATGAGATAATAGATATGGCCCGCCTGACCCTGGAAATGCCGCTGCATGTGCGTTTTATAGAGTTGATGCCGATAGGCACACAGAATCCCTGGGTTGCAGGGCGTTACATCTCAGACGAAGAGGTAATGGAGGTAATTACAAAGCATTTGGGTCCCATGCAGGAGAAAAAAGTAACCGGCAGCGGTCCGGCTTGCAGCTTTCAACTGCCGGGTGCTTTAGGGACTATAGGGTTTATCACTGCTTTAAGCAATCACTTTTGTCATCAATGCAACCGCCTGAGGCTTACCAGTATGGGCAGTCTGCGTTCCTGCCTGTATGCAGAGAAGGAAACAGATTTAAAAGGTCCTCTGCGTAAGGGAGCTGGAAGAGAGGAATTAAGGAAGCTTTTAATCAAAGCGATAAATTTAAAGCCTGAGAAGCATAAGCTAATGGAAGGCTGGCGGGACAGCGAGAGGGTTATGTCTCAGATTGGCGGTTAG
- a CDS encoding sigma-54-dependent transcriptional regulator, translated as MPNNINILIIDDEVDVGNFFRRLLRRKAYDLTVALSGKEAREQINTGNFHVAMVDLKLPDADGLELLQEIKSVKPNCEVIIMTGYSTARTAVKAIQSGAFDYIEKPFDDILVIEELIEKALEFGKKMLGDTDTQPDWLPIAARIGYEVGNSPAMLRLVSMADKIARKNINVLIQGETGTGKEVLANFIHEAGNRTEYPFVAVNCGALPENLLESELFGHEKGSFTGAANQRKGIFELANKGTLFLDEIGEASLSIQVKLLRVLETGEFMRVGGEKPIHTDVRVIAATNVDLEKAVRDKTFREDLFYRLDVVRLLIPSLREHKKDIPVLVNYFLNKFKNKYGSENMTFSKEAMELLLEHAWPGNIRELANTVDQSMALCDGQIILPAHLSKKFSGKKLAVDSGANGDDSVKNIPVNEIKSYLGNSLSLIKILSADTENLPELLPVLRELSEELKKLCDDQEVCANYSLNLQEVESITVARALSRCKGNISVAAKLLGIGRNTLYRKIKDYGLSV; from the coding sequence GTGCCAAATAATATTAATATTTTGATTATTGATGACGAGGTGGATGTAGGCAATTTCTTTCGTCGCCTGCTGCGCAGGAAGGCATATGATCTGACTGTTGCATTGTCCGGCAAAGAGGCCCGTGAACAAATAAATACCGGAAATTTTCATGTAGCCATGGTGGATTTAAAACTTCCTGATGCTGACGGTCTTGAGCTTTTACAGGAAATTAAGTCTGTAAAGCCAAACTGTGAAGTAATTATTATGACCGGCTACAGTACTGCAAGGACAGCGGTAAAAGCTATTCAATCAGGTGCCTTTGATTATATAGAAAAGCCTTTTGATGATATTTTGGTAATAGAAGAGCTTATTGAAAAAGCCTTGGAATTTGGCAAGAAAATGCTGGGAGATACTGATACCCAACCTGATTGGTTGCCTATTGCCGCTAGAATAGGCTACGAAGTAGGCAACAGTCCGGCCATGTTAAGACTTGTTTCGATGGCGGACAAGATAGCCAGAAAAAATATAAATGTGCTGATACAGGGTGAAACAGGAACCGGCAAAGAAGTGCTGGCCAATTTTATCCATGAAGCAGGCAACAGGACAGAATATCCTTTTGTGGCGGTTAATTGCGGTGCATTGCCTGAAAACTTGTTGGAAAGTGAACTCTTTGGCCATGAAAAGGGTTCTTTTACAGGTGCAGCCAACCAAAGAAAGGGGATTTTTGAGCTGGCTAACAAGGGAACTCTTTTTTTGGATGAAATAGGGGAAGCCAGTTTATCTATACAGGTAAAATTGCTGCGAGTATTGGAAACAGGCGAGTTTATGCGGGTAGGCGGTGAAAAGCCTATCCATACTGATGTGAGGGTTATTGCAGCCACTAATGTGGATTTGGAAAAAGCGGTTCGGGACAAGACCTTTCGGGAAGATCTTTTTTACCGGCTGGACGTAGTCAGATTATTGATACCGTCTCTTAGAGAACATAAGAAAGATATTCCGGTACTGGTTAATTATTTTTTAAATAAGTTCAAAAATAAATACGGCAGCGAAAATATGACATTTTCTAAAGAAGCTATGGAACTGCTGCTGGAACATGCCTGGCCGGGTAATATCAGGGAGCTGGCAAATACTGTAGACCAGTCAATGGCTCTGTGTGACGGTCAAATAATATTGCCCGCACACCTGTCTAAAAAGTTCTCCGGTAAGAAGTTAGCCGTTGACTCCGGAGCTAACGGTGATGACAGTGTTAAGAATATTCCCGTAAATGAAATTAAAAGTTATTTGGGAAATTCACTTTCACTAATTAAGATTTTGTCTGCAGATACGGAAAATTTGCCGGAATTGCTTCCTGTTTTGCGGGAATTATCAGAGGAATTGAAAAAGCTGTGTGATGACCAGGAGGTATGTGCCAATTACTCCTTGAATTTGCAGGAAGTTGAATCAATAACTGTAGCCAGGGCTTTAAGCCGCTGCAAAGGCAATATCAGTGTGGCAGCCAAGCTTTTGGGGATTGGACGTAATACCTTATATCGTAAAATAAAGGATTACGGGTTAAGTGTTTGA
- a CDS encoding ATP-binding protein, which produces MFENKRKLIENLTGVNSSKLNYYLELKEINKLIELQNSRLAIINQLAKDINIDMSFTDILDRVYDKLPAVIKCDFLAIALLENDELVLSAVSPKTGYVGKTIPASSVLWEVIDTGENRAYDLPEAYCDLVQDGLLCEWDLRSLTVNPLFVQGKVIGILIIGNLVWHHYSEADLSFSAQLADQLAVCIANARLYKQVLRGKSEWEETFSAVSEPIFLVDLNYNILRGNEHFTDFVNSPAEIEGKKCYELLWGKAAKCEDCFLETVVGTSKAAYYQKQLDSGTILDVFCYPVVNEHNEIYAVIQQIKDVTEREKMKAQLVQSAKLAAIGEMAAGVAHELNNPMTVMIGNAQLLLRELYEKDEDDSTSEILQDIVSCGLRCKKIIQNLLSFSRQDSYPYTSTNLNDVVEHALSLTKYQINNNNIDITFAAAKNIPPVFANTHQLEQVIINFLLNARDALDTDLGREKCVEILTSVREDELGHRWAMVSVRDNGPGILPENLTKIFNPFFTSKEASKGTGLGLSVSLGIAQAHNGTIEVDSETGRGSKFTLVLPVEENNTE; this is translated from the coding sequence TTGTTTGAAAATAAGCGTAAATTGATTGAAAACCTTACAGGAGTAAACTCCTCTAAATTAAATTATTATCTGGAACTAAAAGAAATCAATAAATTAATCGAATTACAAAACAGCAGGTTAGCCATAATCAATCAGCTTGCTAAAGATATAAACATTGATATGTCCTTTACCGATATATTAGACCGGGTATATGATAAACTGCCTGCTGTAATAAAATGTGATTTTCTGGCCATAGCTTTATTGGAGAATGATGAGTTGGTTTTATCTGCGGTATCACCTAAAACAGGATACGTGGGCAAAACTATTCCTGCAAGCTCTGTTTTATGGGAAGTCATAGATACCGGTGAAAACAGAGCTTATGATTTGCCTGAGGCTTATTGTGATTTAGTGCAGGATGGCTTATTATGTGAATGGGATTTAAGATCACTGACGGTTAATCCTTTATTCGTGCAGGGCAAGGTAATAGGGATTTTAATCATCGGGAATCTGGTCTGGCATCATTATTCAGAAGCTGATTTGAGCTTTTCCGCTCAGTTAGCAGATCAATTGGCGGTTTGTATAGCCAATGCCCGTTTGTATAAACAGGTTTTACGTGGCAAAAGTGAGTGGGAAGAGACTTTTTCCGCGGTTAGTGAGCCTATTTTTTTAGTGGATTTGAATTATAATATATTGCGAGGCAACGAGCATTTTACGGATTTTGTTAATAGCCCGGCTGAAATAGAGGGTAAGAAATGTTATGAATTGCTCTGGGGCAAGGCCGCCAAATGTGAAGATTGTTTTTTGGAGACAGTTGTCGGAACCAGTAAAGCGGCCTATTACCAGAAACAACTGGACAGCGGTACTATTTTAGATGTTTTTTGTTACCCTGTGGTTAATGAACATAATGAGATTTATGCGGTTATTCAACAGATTAAAGATGTAACCGAGAGAGAAAAAATGAAAGCTCAACTGGTTCAGTCAGCCAAACTGGCAGCTATAGGTGAAATGGCAGCCGGAGTGGCCCACGAGTTGAATAACCCGATGACCGTGATGATAGGAAATGCTCAGCTTTTATTAAGAGAATTGTATGAAAAAGATGAGGATGACAGCACTTCCGAAATACTGCAGGATATTGTCAGCTGTGGCCTGCGCTGTAAGAAAATAATTCAAAACCTATTGTCCTTTTCACGACAGGATAGCTATCCCTATACATCAACTAATCTTAATGATGTTGTGGAACATGCACTGAGTTTGACAAAATATCAGATCAACAATAATAATATAGATATTACCTTTGCTGCGGCAAAAAATATACCCCCTGTTTTTGCTAACACCCATCAACTGGAGCAGGTAATAATAAACTTTTTGCTTAATGCCCGTGACGCTTTGGATACTGATTTGGGACGAGAGAAATGTGTGGAAATTCTAACCTCTGTACGAGAAGATGAGCTGGGACACAGGTGGGCAATGGTAAGTGTGCGGGATAACGGTCCCGGTATTTTACCGGAGAATTTGACCAAAATCTTTAACCCGTTTTTTACCAGTAAAGAGGCGTCCAAGGGAACAGGCTTGGGTTTATCTGTAAGTCTTGGCATAGCTCAGGCTCATAACGGAACAATTGAAGTAGACAGTGAGACGGGCCGGGGCAGTAAATTCACCCTGGTATTGCCGGTAGAAGAAAACAATACGGAGTAG
- a CDS encoding iron-containing alcohol dehydrogenase: MFEDKVVHITKFVAPEIIFGLGALSQVGDSVLRLGARKVFVVTDEGVSSAGWVDTALDSLKEVGIEYECYSDSTSNPKDVEVASGVEAYRLAGCDAVLAVGGGSPIDVAKAVAAVASNGGRINDYEGVNRIIHPLPPMVVVPTTAGSGSEVSQFAMIVDTNRKVKMTIISKSLVPDIALIDPVVLQTKDAELTAVTGMDALSHAIEAYTSLAATPLTDVHAIEALQTIANNLRSSVASRTNLKAKSAMAMASLQAGLAFSNAILGATHAMTHQVDGLLDLHHGKTNAVLLPYVMEFNMIASTDKFVRIAEAFGECVRGMSSWAAAERAVHAVRRLTRDIGIPKNLTALGLNGSYIPQLVKSALNDACLITNPRDVEEEDLTEIFRKAL; encoded by the coding sequence GTGTTTGAAGATAAAGTTGTGCATATTACAAAGTTTGTGGCTCCGGAGATTATATTCGGGCTTGGTGCTTTGAGCCAGGTTGGCGACAGCGTACTTCGACTGGGTGCACGCAAGGTATTTGTGGTTACCGATGAGGGTGTCAGCAGTGCCGGTTGGGTGGATACTGCCTTAGATTCATTAAAGGAAGTAGGTATAGAATACGAGTGCTATTCCGATAGTACCAGTAATCCCAAGGATGTTGAAGTAGCCAGCGGTGTAGAGGCCTATCGGCTTGCCGGGTGTGACGCGGTTCTGGCGGTGGGAGGAGGCAGCCCCATTGATGTGGCTAAAGCGGTGGCAGCGGTAGCATCAAATGGCGGCAGGATAAATGATTATGAAGGTGTAAATCGGATTATTCACCCGCTGCCGCCTATGGTGGTAGTCCCTACCACGGCAGGTTCAGGTTCTGAGGTTTCTCAGTTCGCTATGATTGTGGACACTAATCGCAAAGTTAAGATGACAATCATATCCAAATCCTTGGTGCCGGATATAGCTTTAATTGACCCGGTAGTGCTGCAGACCAAGGATGCCGAATTGACTGCTGTAACCGGTATGGATGCTCTTAGCCACGCTATAGAAGCATATACATCCCTGGCTGCCACACCTTTGACAGATGTGCATGCCATAGAAGCGCTGCAAACTATAGCTAATAACCTGCGCAGCTCAGTTGCTTCCAGAACAAATTTGAAAGCCAAATCTGCCATGGCTATGGCCAGCCTGCAGGCCGGACTGGCCTTTTCTAATGCCATATTAGGAGCCACACATGCCATGACCCATCAGGTTGACGGGCTTTTAGACCTGCACCATGGAAAAACAAATGCAGTGCTGCTCCCTTATGTAATGGAATTCAATATGATTGCCAGCACCGATAAATTTGTCAGGATCGCTGAGGCCTTTGGAGAGTGTGTGCGCGGGATGAGTTCTTGGGCGGCGGCTGAAAGGGCAGTTCATGCTGTGAGGCGCTTAACCCGTGATATTGGCATACCAAAAAATCTAACTGCGCTGGGCTTGAATGGTTCATATATTCCTCAGTTAGTAAAGTCCGCCCTAAATGACGCTTGTTTAATTACAAATCCACGTGATGTCGAAGAAGAAGATTTAACAGAAATCTTTCGAAAGGCTTTGTAA